The following nucleotide sequence is from Halapricum desulfuricans.
TACGACTGTAATCCTCACTCGCCAATCCTCCTGTCAGGGAAAGCCTCGATCGAGCTGCTTGATTGTCGGCTGTTCGCCCTCGATGTCGGTAATATACGTGAGAAGTCGTTCGCGGAGGTCGTTTGCGACGTCCCGGAACTCCGGTCGACCGGCGAGGTTGACTGTCTCGCCTGGATCCTTCCAGAGATCGTAGAGATAGCGCTCGACGTAGACGTCACTCGATTGCTCGGCGTTTCCGCCGCGCCAGCCGGTCATCGTGGGTGCCGCGACGGCGTACTTCCAGCGATCGGTCCGGAGCGCGCGGCCGACCTGGGACTCGCTGACTTGGACGAACGCCTCGCCGTCGTCGTCGGGGACGTCGCCGCGCACGACCGGGAGGAGACTCTCGCCGCGCATCGAATCGGGAACCGCTATTCCGGCAGCGTCGAGCAGCGTCGGCGGGAGATCGAGCAGGCTGCGGACGCTCTGGACGTTCCGGCCGCTGGAGAATCCGGGGCCCGAGAGGACGAGCGGGACGCGAACCGCGGATTCGTGTGGCGTCCGCTTGTGTTCGCCGGGCCGTGTCCGGAAGTGACAGCCGTGGTCCGACGTGTACGCCAGCAGCGTCCGGTCCCGGACGCCCCGCTCGGAGAGCGCGTCCAGAAGCTCCCCGACTTGCTCGTCGATCCGCTCGACGATGCCGTAGTAATCCGGCAGTTCTTGATGCCACTCGCCCGGGCGATCCACGAGGTCGTCAGGAACGTACGGACGCTTCGCGTGGCGATCGGCGTATCCGTCTGGGGCGACGAACGTCCACCGGTCGTTCTGATCGTGCGGTTCAACGTACCCGACCACGAGGAAGAACGGCTCTGTCAGCGTCTCGATCCCCTCGATCGCGAAGTCGGTGAACGCGTCGGCGCGATAGTCGTCGAACGTCACCGGGTTCCCGTCGGTGTCGAACAGCCGTCCCTCGTACGGCTGGGTGGTGAACTCGGGCACGTCTGCCGCGATCCAGAAGTCATCGTATCCGCCGCGCTGGGCTGGGGGCACGGGATCGTCGAACGTACTCGCCAGAT
It contains:
- a CDS encoding sulfatase-like hydrolase/transferase, translated to MNEDATPPNVIVVLTDQQRWDTLGAYENPMGLTPTLDDLAREGTLVERAISPQPLCGPFRAALQTGKYATETDVWQSAIPLAEDERTLAHLFSDAGYDVGYVGNWHLASTFDDPVPPAQRGGYDDFWIAADVPEFTTQPYEGRLFDTDGNPVTFDDYRADAFTDFAIEGIETLTEPFFLVVGYVEPHDQNDRWTFVAPDGYADRHAKRPYVPDDLVDRPGEWHQELPDYYGIVERIDEQVGELLDALSERGVRDRTLLAYTSDHGCHFRTRPGEHKRTPHESAVRVPLVLSGPGFSSGRNVQSVRSLLDLPPTLLDAAGIAVPDSMRGESLLPVVRGDVPDDDGEAFVQVSESQVGRALRTDRWKYAVAAPTMTGWRGGNAEQSSDVYVERYLYDLWKDPGETVNLAGRPEFRDVANDLRERLLTYITDIEGEQPTIKQLDRGFP